The following coding sequences lie in one Brevibacterium marinum genomic window:
- the map gene encoding type I methionyl aminopeptidase: MIFGPRIELKSAEQLVVMRRAGVLTAEVLKAARTAAVPGATTAEVDAAAASVIAEAGAQSNFKGYQGFPAVVCISVNEEIVHGIPGDRVLEAGDLVSIDGGAIVEGFHGDSAITMIVGGEGAGSEADLSLSRATEKAMWVGIAAFAAGTRVSDIGDAIDDHVSREVPELGLVEEFTGHGIGTAMHMPPEVLNYRARSNGPKIKPGMCLAIEPMLTVGSSETITLADDWTVVTEDGSRASHWEHSIARHDGGVWVLTAEDGGAAGLAPFGITPVPPKSG, encoded by the coding sequence ATGATCTTCGGTCCTCGGATCGAGCTCAAATCGGCCGAGCAGCTGGTCGTGATGCGTCGTGCCGGGGTGCTCACCGCTGAGGTGCTCAAGGCCGCCCGTACGGCTGCCGTTCCCGGTGCCACCACCGCCGAGGTGGATGCAGCGGCGGCGTCCGTCATCGCCGAGGCGGGCGCGCAGTCGAATTTCAAGGGCTACCAGGGTTTTCCCGCCGTGGTGTGCATCTCCGTGAACGAGGAGATTGTGCACGGCATTCCCGGTGACAGAGTGCTCGAGGCCGGAGACCTGGTGTCCATCGACGGCGGGGCCATCGTCGAGGGCTTCCACGGCGATTCGGCGATCACGATGATCGTCGGCGGCGAAGGGGCCGGGTCCGAAGCCGACCTCTCACTGTCCCGGGCGACCGAGAAGGCGATGTGGGTCGGCATCGCCGCATTCGCTGCAGGCACCAGAGTCAGCGACATCGGCGACGCGATCGATGACCATGTCTCCCGCGAGGTCCCGGAACTGGGCCTGGTGGAGGAATTCACCGGTCACGGAATCGGCACGGCCATGCACATGCCACCCGAGGTCCTCAACTATCGCGCCCGGTCGAACGGGCCGAAGATCAAACCCGGAATGTGTCTGGCGATCGAACCCATGCTCACCGTCGGCAGCAGCGAGACGATCACGTTGGCCGACGACTGGACCGTCGTCACCGAAGACGGATCACGCGCCAGCCACTGGGAGCACAGCATCGCCAGGCATGATGGGGGAGTCTGGGTGCTCACCGCCGAGGATGGGGGAGCGGCCGGACTGGCGCCCTTCGGAATCACCCCCGTGCCCCCGAAGTCCGGCTGA
- a CDS encoding adenylate kinase: MSTRIILIGPPGAGKGTQAARLSEALNIPAISTGDIFRANVKAETELGKLAKRYMDAGEYVPDEVTNSMVADRLSQDDAAEGFLLDGYPRTSAQVEELDRILAAEGKEVEQVVELTADMDEVVARLLARAQTEGRSDDSEEVIRHRLDVYAEQTQPLTDIYRERGLLRQVDGLGEVEEITQRILDSIR; this comes from the coding sequence ATGAGCACACGCATCATCCTCATCGGCCCACCCGGTGCCGGCAAAGGCACTCAGGCGGCACGACTGTCCGAGGCGCTGAACATCCCTGCGATTTCGACCGGCGACATCTTCCGCGCCAACGTGAAGGCGGAGACCGAACTGGGCAAGTTGGCCAAACGCTATATGGACGCCGGCGAGTACGTGCCAGACGAGGTGACCAACTCGATGGTCGCGGATCGTCTCAGCCAGGATGACGCAGCCGAGGGCTTCCTCCTCGACGGGTACCCTCGCACCAGCGCCCAGGTCGAGGAGCTCGACCGCATCCTCGCCGCCGAAGGCAAAGAGGTCGAGCAGGTCGTCGAGCTCACCGCAGATATGGATGAGGTCGTCGCCCGACTGCTGGCACGTGCACAGACCGAGGGACGCAGCGATGACAGCGAAGAGGTCATCCGACACCGTCTCGACGTGTATGCCGAACAGACGCAGCCACTGACCGACATCTACCGTGAGCGCGGTCTGCTGCGCCAGGTCGACGGGCTCGGCGAGGTCGAAGAGATCACCCAGCGCATCCTCGACTCCATCAGATGA
- the secY gene encoding preprotein translocase subunit SecY, with the protein MIGAIRRAFRTPDLRNKLLFTLGILVIFRLGSFIPSPGIDYTQVQECVASPQLNEGGFAMLNLFSGGALLQLSIFALGIMPYITASIITQLLRVVIPRFESLHKEGASGQAKLTQYTRYLTIGLAILNSTTLVATVRSGALFGKVEGCNDLITNDTWWGIGVLVLTLTAGTGLIMWLGEQITERGVGNGMSLLIFTSVASAFPSSLGAIFREQGVDIFLIVMAIGLVLVALVVFVEQSQRRIPVQYAKRMVGRRMFGGTSTYIPIKVNMAGVIPVIFASSVLYLPSLVSQFGDPESQWVEWINTYFTRGDHPLYITVYALLTIFFAYFYVAITFNPEEVADNMKKYGGFIPGIRAGRPTADYLSFVLSRINFPGSLYLAFVALIPLIALVLINANQNFPFGGTSLLIVVGVGLETVKQIDAQMQQRHYEGLLR; encoded by the coding sequence TTGATCGGCGCAATTCGGAGGGCCTTCAGAACGCCCGACCTGAGGAACAAACTCCTCTTCACCCTGGGCATTCTCGTGATCTTCCGCCTCGGTTCCTTCATTCCCTCGCCGGGAATCGACTACACCCAGGTTCAGGAATGTGTGGCCTCCCCGCAGCTGAACGAGGGCGGCTTCGCCATGCTCAACCTCTTCAGCGGTGGTGCACTGCTGCAGCTGTCGATCTTCGCATTGGGCATCATGCCCTACATCACCGCTAGCATCATCACTCAGCTTCTGCGCGTGGTCATCCCGCGCTTCGAGTCGCTTCACAAAGAGGGTGCCTCGGGACAGGCGAAGCTGACTCAGTACACGCGCTACCTGACCATCGGACTGGCCATCCTCAACTCGACGACGCTCGTAGCCACCGTCCGGTCGGGCGCTCTGTTCGGCAAAGTCGAGGGCTGCAACGACCTCATCACCAATGACACCTGGTGGGGGATCGGTGTCCTCGTGCTGACCCTGACCGCAGGCACCGGACTGATCATGTGGTTGGGCGAGCAGATCACCGAGCGCGGAGTCGGCAACGGAATGTCGCTGCTCATCTTCACCTCGGTGGCCTCGGCCTTCCCCTCATCGCTGGGGGCGATCTTCCGCGAGCAGGGCGTCGACATCTTCCTCATCGTCATGGCCATCGGGCTCGTGCTCGTTGCCCTCGTCGTGTTCGTCGAACAGTCCCAGCGGCGCATTCCGGTCCAGTATGCCAAGCGGATGGTGGGGCGTCGCATGTTCGGCGGCACCTCGACCTACATCCCGATCAAGGTCAACATGGCCGGCGTGATCCCCGTGATCTTCGCGTCCTCGGTCCTCTACCTGCCCAGCCTGGTCTCCCAGTTCGGTGACCCGGAAAGCCAGTGGGTGGAGTGGATCAACACCTACTTCACTCGCGGAGACCACCCGCTCTACATCACGGTGTACGCGTTGCTGACGATCTTCTTCGCCTACTTCTACGTCGCCATCACCTTCAACCCGGAGGAAGTCGCCGACAACATGAAGAAGTACGGCGGCTTCATCCCCGGTATCCGGGCCGGACGGCCTACAGCCGACTATCTGAGCTTCGTGCTCAGCCGCATCAACTTCCCGGGCTCGCTCTACCTGGCCTTCGTCGCACTGATTCCGCTGATCGCGCTGGTGCTCATCAACGCGAACCAGAACTTCCCGTTCGGCGGCACCTCGCTGCTGATCGTGGTGGGTGTGGGTCTCGAGACTGTCAAGCAGATCGATGCACAGATGCAGCAGCGCCACTACGAGGGCCTGCTGCGCTGA
- the rplO gene encoding 50S ribosomal protein L15: protein MSNDDSLKVHDLRPAPGAKTSKTRVGRGEASKGKTAGRGTKGTHARYQVPHGFEGGQTPMHMRLPKLRGFKNPAKVTFQVVNLDKLSALFPEGGDVTVADLVAKGAVRPKQPVKVLGTGEITVALNITADKFSGSALEKIKAAGGNASEA from the coding sequence ATGTCGAACGACGACTCACTCAAGGTCCACGATCTCCGTCCTGCCCCAGGAGCCAAGACCTCCAAGACCCGTGTGGGTCGCGGTGAAGCTTCGAAGGGCAAGACAGCCGGTCGCGGAACCAAGGGCACACACGCCCGTTACCAGGTTCCGCACGGCTTCGAGGGTGGACAGACTCCGATGCACATGCGTCTGCCGAAACTGCGCGGGTTCAAGAACCCCGCTAAGGTGACGTTCCAGGTTGTCAATCTCGACAAGCTGTCGGCCCTGTTCCCCGAGGGCGGCGACGTCACAGTCGCCGATCTCGTGGCCAAGGGCGCCGTGCGTCCGAAGCAGCCCGTGAAGGTTCTGGGCACCGGTGAGATCACCGTGGCTCTGAACATCACTGCAGACAAGTTCTCGGGTTCAGCACTCGAGAAGATCAAGGCTGCAGGCGGAAACGCCAGCGAAGCCTGA
- the rpmD gene encoding 50S ribosomal protein L30 yields the protein MAQLKVTQRKSEIGGKQRQRDTLRSLGLKRIDDVVVCEDRPELRGMINAVRHLVTVEEVD from the coding sequence ATGGCACAGCTCAAGGTAACTCAGCGCAAATCCGAAATCGGTGGCAAGCAGAGGCAGCGTGACACGTTGCGTTCGCTTGGACTGAAGCGGATCGACGATGTGGTGGTGTGCGAAGATCGTCCGGAACTCCGGGGAATGATCAATGCCGTGCGTCACCTCGTGACCGTGGAAGAGGTGGATTGA
- the rpsE gene encoding 30S ribosomal protein S5, with protein MSTEENQEQQPAAETRNDNNSDRSSRGRGQGGQGGQGRGRGEGRGRGGRGDREEKNQFIEHVVTINRVSKVVKGGRRFSFTALVVVGDGDGMVGMGYGKAKEVPAAIAKGVEEAKKNFFRVPRIQKTIPHPIQGESAAGVVMLRPAAPGTGVIAGGPVRAVLDAAGVQDILSKSLGSSNAINIVHAAITALQGLERPEQVAARRGLPVDEVAPHALLRAAAESGAKA; from the coding sequence ATGAGCACTGAAGAGAACCAGGAACAGCAGCCAGCTGCTGAGACCCGTAACGATAACAACAGTGATCGCTCCTCACGAGGTCGCGGCCAGGGTGGTCAAGGCGGCCAGGGTCGCGGACGCGGCGAAGGCCGTGGACGCGGCGGCCGTGGAGACCGCGAGGAGAAGAACCAGTTCATCGAGCATGTGGTGACCATCAACCGTGTGTCGAAGGTCGTCAAGGGTGGACGTCGGTTCTCCTTCACCGCCCTCGTCGTCGTCGGTGACGGAGACGGCATGGTCGGAATGGGCTACGGCAAGGCGAAGGAAGTTCCCGCAGCCATTGCCAAGGGTGTCGAGGAGGCGAAGAAGAACTTCTTCCGCGTCCCACGCATCCAGAAGACCATTCCGCACCCCATCCAGGGTGAATCGGCCGCAGGCGTCGTCATGCTTCGCCCGGCCGCTCCCGGTACCGGCGTCATCGCCGGTGGCCCCGTCCGTGCGGTCCTCGATGCTGCCGGTGTTCAGGACATCCTGTCCAAGTCGCTGGGATCATCCAACGCAATCAACATCGTTCACGCGGCGATCACGGCCCTGCAGGGCCTCGAACGCCCTGAGCAGGTCGCGGCTCGCCGCGGTCTGCCCGTCGACGAGGTCGCCCCTCACGCATTGCTGCGGGCGGCTGCTGAAAGCGGGGCGAAGGCCTGA
- the rplR gene encoding 50S ribosomal protein L18 — MAFGKKESYGKGRAAARKRRHARLRKHVSGTTDRPRLSVTRSTRHVFVQVIDDTVGKTLASASTMEADLRTLEADKTGKAHKVGALVAQRAKDAGIEAVVFDRGGNAYHGRVQAIAEGAREGGLAL; from the coding sequence ATGGCCTTTGGCAAAAAGGAAAGCTACGGCAAGGGCAGGGCTGCGGCCCGCAAACGTCGTCACGCTCGTCTGCGCAAGCATGTCAGCGGTACGACGGACCGTCCTCGCCTTTCAGTGACTCGCTCCACGCGCCACGTCTTTGTCCAGGTCATCGACGATACCGTCGGCAAGACCTTGGCATCGGCCTCCACCATGGAAGCCGATCTGCGCACGCTTGAGGCTGACAAGACCGGCAAGGCCCACAAGGTCGGCGCACTGGTTGCCCAGCGCGCCAAGGACGCCGGTATCGAAGCCGTCGTGTTCGACCGTGGCGGCAACGCCTACCACGGTCGTGTGCAGGCAATCGCCGAAGGTGCCCGTGAAGGAGGATTGGCCCTATGA
- the rplF gene encoding 50S ribosomal protein L6: MSRIGKRPISVPTGVEVKIDGQDVAVTGPKGDLSATISEPISVSLDDGVVTVTRPDEERESRSLHGLSRTMINNMIVGVTDGYSKSLEIVGTGYRVLAKGSNLEFALGYSHSITVEPPEGISFTVDGQTKLAVHGIDKQLVGETAANIRKLRKPEPYKGKGVRYAGENVRRKVGKAGK; this comes from the coding sequence ATGTCACGTATTGGCAAGCGCCCGATCTCCGTCCCGACTGGCGTAGAGGTCAAGATCGACGGCCAGGATGTCGCCGTCACGGGACCCAAGGGCGATCTGTCCGCCACCATCTCCGAGCCGATCAGCGTATCGCTCGACGATGGGGTCGTGACAGTGACCCGTCCGGACGAGGAGCGCGAATCGCGTTCGCTGCACGGACTGTCCCGCACGATGATCAACAACATGATCGTCGGCGTGACCGACGGCTATTCCAAGTCGCTCGAGATCGTCGGCACCGGTTACCGCGTGCTGGCCAAGGGATCGAACCTCGAGTTCGCCCTGGGCTACAGCCACTCGATCACCGTCGAACCGCCCGAGGGAATCTCCTTCACGGTCGACGGACAGACCAAGCTGGCAGTGCACGGCATCGACAAGCAGCTGGTCGGAGAGACCGCTGCCAACATCCGGAAGCTGCGCAAGCCCGAACCCTACAAGGGCAAGGGTGTCCGCTATGCCGGAGAAAATGTCCGTCGCAAGGTCGGAAAGGCTGGTAAGTAG
- the rpsH gene encoding 30S ribosomal protein S8 has translation MTMTDPVADMLTRLRNANSAYHEDVSMPFSKLKSNIAEILKIEGYITGWSVEDAQVGKTLFMDLKFGPNRERSIAGLRRVSKPGLRVYAKSTNLPKVLGGLGIAILSTSSGLLTDRQAAKKGVGGEVLAYVW, from the coding sequence ATGACAATGACTGATCCAGTCGCAGACATGTTGACACGTCTGCGCAACGCCAACTCGGCTTATCACGAGGACGTCAGCATGCCGTTCTCGAAGCTGAAATCCAACATCGCCGAGATCCTGAAGATCGAGGGTTACATCACCGGCTGGAGCGTCGAGGACGCTCAGGTCGGAAAGACCCTCTTCATGGACCTCAAGTTCGGTCCCAACCGCGAGCGTTCGATCGCCGGCCTGCGCCGCGTGTCGAAGCCCGGGCTGCGCGTCTACGCGAAGTCGACCAACCTGCCCAAGGTCCTCGGTGGACTCGGCATCGCCATTCTGTCGACGTCGTCAGGTCTCCTGACGGACCGACAGGCCGCCAAGAAGGGTGTGGGTGGGGAAGTCCTCGCCTACGTCTGGTAA
- the rplE gene encoding 50S ribosomal protein L5 — protein sequence MTETTTSRPAPRLKQVYRDDIVAKLQDEFNYANPMQIPGLTKVVVNMGVGDAARDSKLIEGAINDLTLITGQKPVVTRARKSVAQFKLREGQPIGAHVTMRGARMWEFIDRVITLALPRIRDFRGLSDRQFDGNGNYTFGLTEQSMFHEIDQDRIDRVRGMDITVVTTANTDDEGRALLRHLGFPFKTK from the coding sequence ATGACGGAAACAACAACGAGCCGTCCAGCGCCACGCCTCAAGCAGGTTTACCGCGATGACATCGTGGCGAAGCTGCAGGACGAGTTCAACTATGCCAACCCCATGCAGATTCCGGGACTGACCAAGGTCGTCGTGAATATGGGTGTGGGTGACGCAGCACGCGATTCGAAGCTGATCGAAGGCGCAATCAACGATCTGACTCTGATCACCGGTCAGAAGCCGGTCGTGACACGGGCGAGGAAGTCGGTCGCCCAGTTCAAGTTGCGCGAAGGTCAGCCCATCGGTGCCCACGTGACCATGCGTGGAGCCCGGATGTGGGAATTCATCGATCGTGTGATCACTCTGGCTCTTCCGCGTATCCGCGATTTCCGCGGCCTCTCGGATCGTCAGTTCGACGGGAACGGTAACTACACTTTCGGTCTCACGGAGCAGTCGATGTTCCACGAGATCGATCAGGACCGGATCGACCGTGTCCGTGGTATGGATATCACAGTCGTGACTACAGCGAACACCGACGACGAGGGACGTGCACTTCTGCGTCACCTCGGGTTCCCGTTCAAGACAAAATAA
- the rplX gene encoding 50S ribosomal protein L24, producing MANKLKIKKGDLVQVIAGARQSRGGDRGKQGKVLAVYPERNRVLVEGINRVIKHKKATQTQAGGAAGGRETHEAPIHVSNVALVDPKDNKPTRVGYREETVERDGRSKTVRVRISRRTGEEI from the coding sequence ATGGCGAACAAGCTCAAGATCAAGAAGGGCGACCTCGTCCAGGTGATTGCAGGCGCCCGTCAGTCACGGGGTGGCGATCGTGGGAAGCAGGGCAAGGTTCTTGCCGTGTACCCGGAACGCAACCGCGTCCTCGTTGAGGGCATCAACCGCGTGATCAAGCACAAGAAGGCAACGCAGACTCAGGCCGGCGGCGCCGCCGGCGGCCGTGAGACCCACGAAGCCCCAATCCACGTGTCCAACGTGGCGCTCGTTGATCCCAAGGACAACAAGCCCACCCGCGTCGGATACCGCGAGGAGACCGTTGAACGCGATGGTCGCAGCAAGACCGTTCGGGTTCGCATCTCGCGTCGCACCGGGGAGGAGATCTGA
- the rplN gene encoding 50S ribosomal protein L14, with product MIQQESRLKVADNTGAKQILAIRILGGSGRRYASIGDTIVATVKDAIPGGNVKRGDVVKAVIVRTAKERRRPDGSYIKFDENAAVILKTDGEPRGTRIFGPVGRELRDKKFMKIVSLAPEVL from the coding sequence GTGATTCAGCAAGAGTCGCGACTCAAGGTCGCCGACAACACTGGTGCCAAGCAGATCCTGGCAATCAGGATTCTGGGCGGCTCCGGTCGGCGCTATGCCTCGATCGGGGACACCATCGTGGCAACCGTCAAAGACGCAATTCCTGGTGGAAACGTGAAGAGGGGTGACGTCGTCAAGGCAGTCATCGTTCGGACCGCCAAGGAACGCCGTCGTCCCGATGGTTCGTACATCAAGTTCGACGAGAATGCAGCAGTCATCCTCAAGACAGATGGCGAACCACGCGGAACCCGTATCTTCGGTCCCGTGGGACGCGAATTGCGCGACAAGAAGTTCATGAAGATCGTCTCCCTGGCACCGGAGGTGTTGTGA
- the rpsQ gene encoding 30S ribosomal protein S17 encodes MAETTNPEATPEERNTRKTARGYVVSDKMQKTIVVEVEERKTHRLYGKVLRQSVKYKVHDEEDTAGVGDLVLVAETRPISAAKRWRLVEILERAK; translated from the coding sequence ATGGCGGAGACCACCAATCCCGAGGCAACGCCTGAGGAGCGCAACACCCGCAAGACTGCGCGCGGCTACGTTGTTTCCGACAAGATGCAGAAGACGATCGTCGTCGAGGTGGAGGAGCGCAAGACGCACCGCCTCTACGGCAAGGTCCTGCGCCAGTCGGTGAAGTACAAGGTTCACGATGAGGAGGACACCGCCGGTGTCGGTGACCTCGTCCTCGTAGCCGAAACGCGTCCGATCTCGGCCGCGAAGCGTTGGCGGCTCGTCGAGATCCTCGAACGCGCCAAGTAA
- the rpmC gene encoding 50S ribosomal protein L29 — protein sequence MAIGSKSLSMDALDGYDNERLLEELKKAKAELFNLRFQSATGQLESHGRLKAVRRDIARIYTVLNERELDIRPNPADAKEEDK from the coding sequence ATGGCAATCGGTTCGAAGAGCCTTTCCATGGACGCACTTGACGGTTATGACAACGAGCGTCTGCTCGAGGAGCTCAAGAAGGCCAAGGCCGAGCTGTTCAACCTGCGCTTCCAGTCGGCCACCGGCCAGCTGGAGAGCCATGGCCGTCTGAAGGCCGTGCGTCGCGACATCGCTCGTATCTACACCGTGCTCAATGAGCGGGAACTGGACATTCGTCCGAACCCTGCTGACGCTAAGGAAGAGGACAAGTGA
- the rplP gene encoding 50S ribosomal protein L16 — MLIPRRVKYRKQHHPKRGGAAKGGTKVSFGDYGIQAIEPAYITNRQIEAARIAMTRYIKRGGKVWINIYPDQPLTKKPAETRMGSGKGSPEWWVANVKPGRVLFELAGVSEEVAREALRLAIHKLPLKARIVAREGGE, encoded by the coding sequence ATGTTGATCCCTCGTCGGGTTAAATACCGCAAGCAGCATCACCCCAAGCGGGGCGGCGCAGCCAAGGGCGGCACCAAGGTGTCGTTCGGTGACTACGGCATCCAGGCCATCGAGCCCGCCTACATCACCAACCGGCAGATCGAGGCCGCACGTATTGCCATGACCCGCTATATCAAGCGCGGCGGCAAGGTGTGGATCAACATCTACCCTGATCAGCCGCTGACGAAGAAGCCTGCCGAGACCCGCATGGGTTCCGGTAAGGGTTCGCCGGAGTGGTGGGTCGCCAATGTCAAGCCGGGCCGGGTTCTGTTCGAGCTCGCCGGTGTGTCCGAGGAAGTTGCTCGCGAGGCCCTGCGCCTGGCGATCCACAAGCTTCCGCTCAAGGCCCGTATCGTGGCCCGCGAAGGTGGTGAGTGA
- the rpsC gene encoding 30S ribosomal protein S3, with amino-acid sequence MGQKINPNGFRLGITTDHKSKWFADSTKPGQRYSDYVLEDVKIRQMMSKGLERAGISKVNIERTRDRVRVDIHTARPGIVIGRRGAEADRIRGQLEKLTGKQIQLNILEVKNAEIDAQLVAQGVAEQLASRVAFRRAMRKSIQSAQRAGAKGIRVQCSGRLGGAEMSRSEFYREGRVPLHTLRANIDFGVHEAHTTFGRIGVKVWIYKGDMTDKELAAEQAKAPAARGPRGRGRGRGGRGRGQEGASRRNDQGRSTDNNAEAPAAEAGSEG; translated from the coding sequence ATGGGCCAGAAAATCAATCCGAACGGATTCCGACTCGGAATCACCACGGATCACAAGTCGAAGTGGTTTGCTGACTCGACCAAACCGGGTCAGCGCTACAGCGACTACGTGCTCGAAGATGTGAAGATCCGACAGATGATGTCCAAGGGCCTTGAGCGCGCCGGCATCTCCAAGGTCAACATCGAGCGCACACGTGACCGTGTCCGGGTGGACATCCACACTGCCCGACCGGGCATTGTCATTGGACGTCGTGGAGCCGAAGCCGATCGCATCCGCGGTCAGCTCGAGAAGCTCACCGGCAAGCAGATTCAGCTCAATATCCTTGAGGTGAAGAATGCGGAGATCGACGCGCAGCTCGTTGCTCAGGGAGTTGCCGAGCAGCTCGCCAGCCGTGTGGCATTCCGCCGCGCGATGCGCAAGTCGATCCAGAGCGCTCAGCGTGCAGGTGCCAAGGGCATCCGCGTTCAGTGCTCGGGCCGCCTCGGCGGTGCTGAGATGAGCCGCAGCGAGTTCTACCGCGAAGGTCGTGTGCCTCTGCACACCCTGCGTGCGAACATCGACTTCGGAGTTCACGAAGCACACACCACCTTTGGCCGCATCGGTGTCAAGGTGTGGATCTACAAGGGCGATATGACCGACAAGGAGCTTGCCGCCGAGCAGGCGAAGGCTCCTGCTGCTCGCGGCCCGCGTGGCCGGGGGCGCGGTCGTGGAGGCCGCGGTCGTGGTCAGGAAGGCGCATCGCGCCGGAACGACCAGGGCCGCAGCACAGACAACAATGCCGAGGCCCCCGCGGCTGAGGCCGGATCGGAGGGCTGA
- the rplV gene encoding 50S ribosomal protein L22: protein MEAKAKARYLRVTPRKARRVIDLIRGQQATEALAVLKFAEQSASDPIYKLVASGIANARVRADEEGVAFDENELVISEAFVDEGPTMKRFRPRAQGRAFRIEKRTSHVSVVLASGDDLPQRKSRKGNR, encoded by the coding sequence ATGGAAGCCAAGGCTAAGGCGCGTTACCTGCGCGTTACGCCTCGCAAGGCTCGGCGCGTCATCGACCTCATTCGTGGTCAGCAGGCGACCGAAGCACTTGCGGTGTTGAAGTTTGCAGAACAATCGGCATCCGATCCGATTTACAAGCTCGTTGCCTCCGGCATCGCCAATGCGCGTGTCCGGGCCGACGAGGAAGGCGTTGCGTTCGACGAGAACGAACTGGTCATCTCCGAAGCCTTCGTGGACGAGGGACCAACCATGAAGCGGTTCCGTCCGCGTGCCCAGGGTCGCGCTTTTCGCATCGAGAAGCGCACGAGCCACGTATCAGTGGTCCTGGCCAGCGGTGACGACCTGCCTCAGCGCAAGAGCCGGAAGGGGAACCGTTAA
- the rpsS gene encoding 30S ribosomal protein S19, producing MPRSLKKGPFVDEHLYQKVAVQNEKNTKNVIKTWSRRSMIIPDFLGHTIAVHDGRKHVPVFITEAMVGHKLGEFAPTRTFRGHEKDDRKGRRR from the coding sequence ATGCCTCGTAGCCTCAAAAAGGGTCCTTTCGTCGACGAACACCTGTACCAGAAGGTGGCCGTTCAGAACGAGAAGAACACGAAAAACGTAATCAAGACATGGTCTCGTCGCTCGATGATCATCCCGGACTTCCTGGGACACACCATCGCGGTACATGACGGACGCAAGCATGTTCCAGTCTTCATCACTGAAGCCATGGTCGGACATAAGCTTGGCGAGTTCGCACCGACACGGACGTTCCGTGGCCACGAAAAGGACGATCGCAAGGGTCGCCGCCGCTGA
- the rplB gene encoding 50S ribosomal protein L2: MGIRKHKPTTPGRRGSSVADFVEVTRSTPEKSLLRPLPKRGGRNSQGRVTTRHQGGGHKRQYRVIDFRRHDKDGVPAKVAHIEYDPNRTARIALLHYADGEKRYILAPQNLKPGAQVEAGVGADIKPGNNLALRNTPVGTVLHAVEMRPGGGAKIARSAGSSVQLVAKYGRFAQLRMPSGEIRNVDARCRGTIGAVGNAEQSNISWGKAGRMRWKGKRPTVRGVVMNPIDHPHGGGEGRTSGGRHPVSPWGQLEGRTRRPNKESDKYIVRRRRTGKKR, translated from the coding sequence ATGGGAATCCGTAAGCACAAGCCGACGACCCCGGGCCGTCGTGGCTCATCGGTCGCCGACTTCGTCGAAGTGACCCGGTCTACACCGGAGAAGTCACTTCTGCGCCCACTGCCCAAGCGCGGTGGCCGCAACAGCCAGGGACGCGTGACCACTCGCCATCAGGGCGGCGGCCACAAGCGTCAGTACCGTGTCATCGACTTCCGCCGCCATGACAAAGATGGCGTTCCGGCGAAGGTCGCTCACATCGAATACGACCCCAACCGCACCGCGCGGATCGCTCTTCTGCACTATGCAGATGGTGAGAAGCGCTACATCCTCGCCCCGCAGAACCTCAAGCCGGGTGCGCAGGTGGAAGCCGGAGTGGGCGCAGACATCAAGCCGGGCAACAACCTCGCCCTGCGCAACACCCCAGTCGGCACCGTGCTGCACGCAGTTGAGATGCGTCCCGGTGGCGGTGCCAAGATCGCACGCTCTGCCGGATCTTCCGTGCAGCTCGTGGCGAAGTACGGACGGTTCGCTCAGCTGCGGATGCCTTCGGGCGAAATCCGCAATGTGGACGCGCGCTGCCGTGGCACGATCGGCGCAGTCGGCAATGCCGAGCAGTCGAACATCAGCTGGGGCAAAGCAGGTCGCATGCGTTGGAAGGGCAAGCGCCCAACCGTGCGCGGTGTCGTCATGAACCCGATCGATCACCCGCATGGTGGTGGCGAGGGCCGTACCTCGGGTGGTCGTCACCCAGTCAGCCCGTGGGGTCAGCTAGAGGGCCGCACTCGTCGGCCGAACAAAGAGAGCGACAAGTACATCGTGCGCCGTCGCCGGACCGGCAAGAAGCGCTGA